CGGCTCCTCCTCGCCCAGGCCGACGGCCGCTCGGTCGCGGTCCGCCAGATCTTCTCCGGCCGCGAGGTCGCCCGCATCGACCGCGACTGGGCCCCCGGCCCCCTCGAGTCCGCCCTCACCGCACTGCACTTCGACCCGGACGGCCGCCTCACGATCACCTGGCTCAAAGGCCCCGACCGCACCCCGGTCACCGAACGCCTCTCCATCCCGAGCTTCGCGCGCTGAACAGGAGCGCGGCGGACGCGTGGTTACACCGGGGGAACGGGAGGTGGGGCGGCCGCGGCGGGGGGAGGGCACGGGGTCGAACTGACCCGTTCCTGCCAACCCCTGACGAAGCCCCCCTCTACCAGAATGGGAACTGCTACCGGCGCAATCGAAGCATCGCGCCTCGTGGTCAGTCGACCCCGTGCCCTCCCCCCGCCGCGGCCGCCCCACCGGGCAGCACCACGCGCGAGGCTACACGGAGTGCGGGGCGGCGACGGAAGCGGGCTGGCGAAGCGGCAACGTGAAGGGCAGCGTGAGGAACACGACGAGGCCGACGACGGTCAGCGTGAGCCGCACGCCGCCCCAGTCGCTGAGCAGCCCGTAGGCGAACGGCGACAGCGCGGAGGCGCCGATCCCGAGCGTGTAGAAGATCGCGTAGCTGCGGGCGCGCCGGTCGGTCGAGACCAGGTCGGCGACGGTGCCGTAGAGCACCGACGAGGTGCCGTTCAGCGCGATCCCGAGCGGGGGGAGCGCGACGAGGCAGGCCCCGAGCGGCAGGCTCAGCAGCACGAGGATACCGGCCCCGGTGGCCGCTTCCGTGATCACCACGGTGCGGATCACCCCGACGCGGTCGGCGAGCGCGCCGCACGCGAACTTGCCGATGGCCCCGCCCATGAAGACGAGCATGAGGGCGAGGCCCACCGACTGCACGCTCGCCCCCTTCGCGATCAGCAGGAAGGGCAGGAAGGTGAGGAAGCCGGTCCGCGTGGAGTTGTCGATCACGTGGATGGTCGACAGCGCGGTGTAGGCGCGCGGATCGCGAATGCCCCAGCCGCCGCGGCGGCTCGCCGTCGTCGCCGCCCGCGTCACTGGCTCGGCGCGCCCGGCCTGCAGGCGCGCGAGCAGCACGAGAATCGTCGCGGCCGCGAAGAGGCCGACGACCGCGTAGATCTCTACCGCGTGGCGCCAGCCGATCCAGGGCAGCGTCAGCGCCACCCCGGCGGGCACCGCCACCTTGCCGAGGTCGCCGGAGAAGTTGTAGGTGCCGAGCGCGGTGCGACGCGGCCCGGTCTCGTAGGCCTTCGACACCAGCGACGAGGAGAGCGGGTGCTGGCAGCCCGAGCCCAGCCCGGCCACCGCGAGGCAGAGGATCAGGGCGAGGAATCCGCCGGTCAGCCCCGCGGCCAGGAATCCCAGCGCGGTCACCGCCGTCCCGGCGGCGAGCAGACGCGCCTCGCCGCGGCGCTCGGCGAGCAGGCCGGCGGGCAGCTGGAAGCTCGCCATGCCGCCGGTATAGAGCGTCTTGAGCAGTCCGACCTGGGCGAAGCTCAGCCCGAACTCGGTGGCCCACACCGGTAGCAGGATGTAGAGGATGTCGGAGAAGCCGTCGTGGATGAAGTGCGCCCCGCAGGCGGTGGCGAGGACGGCGCGGGCGCGACGGCTCATCGCCCGCGATTGTTTCACATGTGTGACGGCGCGGGCAAATGCGGGCGGCTCACCACGTCGTCCGACCGGCCGCGCGCCAGCGTCCGAGGCTCACCGCGGCCACGTTGATGCCGCCGAAGATCACGAGCGCGAGCGCCATCGCCGCGAAGAGTCCCGAGAGGCCCGCGCCGAGCCAGGTGGTGACGAGCCAGCCGCCGGCGGCCGCGACCGCGAGCCGCGTGAAGCCGGCCAGGAGCGGCCACAGCAGCCGGCCCGCGCCCTGCGAGGCGAAGTAGAGCGAGAGCCCGGCGCCGAAGAACCCGTAGCACGGTCCGACGATCTGCAGATACCGGCTGCCCGCCGCCAGCACCTCGGGATCGGCCGTGAAGAGGCCGAGCCACACCCACGGACACAACGCGGCGACCGCCCCGATGGCCCCGGTGACCGCGGCCGCCAACGCCGTTCCCACCCACGCGACCCGCAGCGCGCGCGCCCGGTCGCCCGCGCCCATGCTGGTCCCGACCATGGTCACGAGGCCCGAGCCCAGCCCGAACACGATCGGAATCTGCAGGTACTCGAGCCGCGCTCCCATGCCGTAGCCGGCCAATGCCTTGTCTCCGAACGGTCCGACGAGCGAGGTCAGCAGCACCACCGTGAGATTGGTGAGGATGGTGTTGAGCGAGCCGGGCGCGCCCACCCGCAGGATCTCGCGGAACAGCGAAAGCCGGAGCCCTCGGCCGTGCAGCGCGGGCCGGACGAGGGATCGCCCCGAGCCGAGGAACACGAGCAGCGCGCCGCTCCCGAGCGCGAACGAGACGACACTCGCGGCGGCGGCCCCCGCGATCCCGAGGCGGGGCAGGGGACCCCAGCCGAGGATGAGGGCCGGAGAGAGCGCGAGGTAGATCGCGCTGCCGGCGACCATCACCGACGCGGGCAGCGCCATGTTCCCGCTGCCCCGGATCGCGCTCCCGAGCGTGTTGAAGAGCCAGTAGGCCAGCGCGCCGCCGAACAGCACGCGCGAGTAGAGGACCGCGGAGTCGAGCCCCGCGCCGCGCCCGCCCATCGCGTGGTAGAGCGCGGGACCGCCGAGCTCGAGGAGCAGGGTGAAGGCGACGGCCATGGCCAGCGCGATCACGATCGCGTGGACCACCAGCGCGTCGGCATCCGCGCGTCGGCCGCCGCCGATCGCGCGGGCCACCGCGGAGGCGACGCCGCCGCCCATGCCGCCGGCGGACATGGTCTGCATCAGCATGACGAGCGGGAAGACCAGCGACACGCCCGCGAGGGCGTCCGTCCCGAGCCAGCCCACGAAGACGCCGTCGAGCGTGCTCACCATCGCCTGCAGCACCATGACCAGCACGTTCGGGGCGGCCAGCCGGAGCAGCGTCCGCGCGACCGGGCCCTCCAGCAGCAGCCGCGTGCGCGGCGAGAGCGCGGCGGATGCCGGGACGGCCACCGAGGCCGCGGTCGCGCTCATCTCAGCGGCCCGCCGCCTGCTCGCCCCGGAGCGTCATGCAGGTGCTGGAGGCGCGCGCGACGAGGCGCTCCTTGTCGTCGACCACGTCGCACTCGACCAGGCCGATCGAGCGCCCGCCCTTCACCACGTGGCCGGTGGCCACCAGCGGCCCGGTCCTCACCGGCTTGAGGAAGTTGATCTTGAGCTCGAGCGTGGTGAAGGTCTCGTCCTCGTCCAGGGTGGCCGCGTAGGCGATGCCCATCGCGGCGTCCGCGATGTCGCACAGCACGCCGCCGTGCAGGGTGCCCATCGGATTGGCGTGGCGCCGGTCCGCCTGGAACTCGATCACCGCGCGTCCGGGCTCGACCTCGGTGAGGGTGAATCCGATCAGGGTGGCCACCGGCGGCGGGGGCAGCTCGCCGGTTTGGATCTTCCGGATGGTGTCGATCGCCTTGGACATCGGAGCCTCCTCATGGGGCAGCCGCCTGTTGACGACTCAGTGACTAGTAAAATAGTAGTCACTTGCTTTCGTGTCAAGCGGATCTGCTATACTCCACCCATGCCGAAGCGCTACAACCAGTCGTGCCCGGTGGCCAAGACCCTCGAGGTCGTGGGCGACCGCTGGACCCTGCTCGTGGTGCGGGACCTGCTGGGCGGGACGCGGCGGTTCCAGGATCTGCTGGGCACGCTGCCGGGCATCGCCCCCAACATCCTGTCCGCGCGGCTCAAGCTCATGGAGGAGCACGGCCTGATCCGGCGGCAGCTCTACTCGGATCACCCGCCCCGCGCCGAGTACGCCCTCACCGACCGGGGGCGGGAGCTGGGCATGGTGGTCGGAGCGCTCGCGGCCTGGGGGGGTCGGCACGTGCACCGGGAGACCCAGCTGGTGCACGCCGGGTGCGGGCACCCGGTCTCGGTCGGCTACTACTGTGAGGACTGCGGGGAAGGGGTGCGGGGCGCCGACGTGACCGTCACGCGGGCCCGATCTCGTCCAGGAACTCGATCACCGCGCGGTTGAAGGCCTCGGGCTGGTCGCGGTTGCCGAAGTGGCCGGCCGCCGAGAGCAGCACGAAGCGCGCCTGCTTCACCTTCTTCTCCATCACCCGCATCGGCTGGAGCGACGGGTCCTCGTCGCCGCACACCAGCAGCGTCGGCACCGCGATCTCGGGCAGCCGGTCCGTGATGTAGTCCATCTGCAGGAGCGCGCGGAGCGCGTTGGCGTAGCCGATCGGGGTCAGCATCCGGTAGTACTCGAAGATCTCCTGGCGCGCGCCCGGATCGAGCTTGATCCGCCCCGACACGTTGGGGTTCGAGGCGATCGCGAACTCGGCCATCGCGTCCATGCCGCCCTCGAGGGTGACCTTGATCGAGCGGGCGCGCATCACCAGGTTGTCGACGGAGAGCGGCAGGCCGACCGCGGAGGACGAGTCGACCACGAGGAGGGCCCGGACGCGCTGCGGGTGCGCGAGGGTGAGGCGAGTGGCGATGCCCGCGCCCAGCGAGAGCCCGCCCACCACCGCGCGGTCCAGCTGCAGGTGATTCAGCAGGTCGTGGAGATCGAGCACCCAGTGGCCGAAGGTGACCTTGGCCGGATCGGCGGGGCTCTCGGAGCGGGCGTGACCGCGCGGCTCCCAGAGGATCAGCCGGTTCCGCGCCGAGAGGGCATGGATGTTCGGCCGCCACATGCCCGCGTTGCCGCCGATGCCGTAGGCCAGGAGCACCGGATCGCCGTCGCCGTGGGATTCGTAGTAGATGCGGACGCCGTCGGAAGTGGTGAAGTGCGCCACGGGTCCCTCCCCCCGGGGTTGTGGTACAAGAGGATCCTATGGAACGGTCCTTCGCCGCGGAAGTCAAGCAGCTGACGCTCGGGGAGGGCCAGATCCTCCGGGGTGAGGGCATCCTGGCCATCACCAAGGCCCTGCTCCAGTCCGGCGTGTCCTACGTCGGCGGCTACCCGGGCGCGCCGGTCTCGCATCTGCTGGACGTCCTGGCCGACGCCAACGAGTCGCTGCTGAAGCCGATGGGGGTCTATCTCGACGCCTCGGCCAACGAGGCGGCGGCCGCCGCCCTCCTGGGCGCCTCCATCAACTACCCGATGCGCGGGGCGGTGACGTGGAAGTCCATCGTGGGCACCAACGTGGCCGCGGACGCGCTGTCGAACCTGTCCTCGGCCGGCGTCATCGGCGGTGCCCTCATCGTGGTCGGCGAGGACTACGGCGCGGGGGCCAGCGTCATCCAGGAGCGCACGCACGCCTTCGCGCTGAAGTCGTCGCTGCTCCTCATCGACCCGCGCCCGACGCTGCCCTCGCTGGCCCGCATGGTCGAGGAGGCCTTCGGCATGTCGGAGGCCTCCAATCTGCCCGCGGTGATCAGTCTCCGGATACGGGCCGCGCACATGCGGGGGAGCATGGTGTGCCGCGACAACGTGACGCCCGCGATCGGGATGAACGCGCGCCTGGAGCGCCACTCCTTCGACTACGGTCGCCTGAGCCATCCGCCGTCCACCTACGCACAGGAGGCGCAGAAGTTCGAGCGGCGGCTGCCCGCGGCCCGCCGCTACGTCGTCGAGCGCGGGCTGAACGAGACGATCCCCGGCGAGGACAAGACCGTCGGCATCATCCTCCAGGGCGGGCTGACCCCCACCGCGCTGCGCGCGCTCGAGCTGCTCGGCATGGCCGACCCGTTCGGCCAGAGTCGTGTGCCGATGCTCGTGCTCAACGTGATCCACCCGCTGGTGCCCGACCAGCTCCTGAGCTTCCTCGAGGGCAAGGCGCGCGTGCTCGTGCTCGAGGAAGGCATGCCGAGCTTCATCGAGCAGGAGCTGAAGGCGCTGGCCCACGATCACGGGCTCACCACGCGCATCCACGGCAAGGACGTGGTGGCCGCGCAGGGCGAGTACGTGCCGGAGGTGGTGCTGGCCGCGCTCGCCCGCTTCCTCGGCGAGGACGCGGAGCGGCGGCGCCGGGTCCTCACCGAGCACGTGGGCCGCGGGCGGGCCGCGCTGCGGACGCCGCTGCCCAAGCGCCCGCCCGCCTTCTGCACCGGCTGCCCGGAGCGACCGGTGTTCAGCGCGCTCAAGATCGCGCAGCGCGAGCTGGGGGAGACCCACGTGGCCGCCGACATCGGCTGCCACGCCTTCGCCACGCTGCCTCCGTTCAACCAGGGCAACACCATCCTGGGCTACGGCATGAGCGTGGCCTCGGCGAGCGCGGTCGCGCCGAACTTCGACCGGCGGGTGATCTCGATCCTGGGCGACGGCGGCTTCTGGCACTCGGGGCTGACCGCCGGAGTGGCCAACGCGGTCTACAACAAGCAGGACTCCATCGTGGTGGTGCTGGAGAACTTCTACACCTCCGCGACCGGCCAGCAGGCCAATCCCTCCTCGGGGAAGAACCCGCGCGGGGATCGCGTGACGATGTCGATCGCCGACACCATCCGGAGCCTCGGCGTCTCCTGGATCAAGACGGTGAACCCCTACCGGGTGGCCGACACCTTGAAGGTGATCCGCGAGGCGATGACCACCGCCGCGGGCGGGCTCAAGGTCATCATCGCGCGCGCGGAGTGCCAGCTCGAGCGCCAGCGTCGCGTGAAGCCTCAGACCGCGAAGCGGCTCCGAGCCGGCGAGCGGGTGGAGACGCCGCGCTTCGGGGTGGACCCCGACGTGTGCACCGGCGACAAGTCGTGCATGCGCTTCAACGGCTGCCCGTCGCTCACCTTGAAGGAGAACCCGGACCCGCTGCGCGACGACCCGGTGGCCCACGTGGACCAGAGCTGCGTGGGCTGCGGGCTCTGCGGCGAGGTCGCCCACGCGGCGGTGCTGTGCCCGTCCTTCTACGAGGCCCGGGTCGTGCACAACCCGGGCGCGGTGGCCCGCGGGCTGGCCCGCACCCGGCGCCGCGTCATCGGCTGGCTCCAGCCCGCGTGATGGTGGCGCGCCGGCCCGTCTCGATCCTCATCGGCGCGCTGGGCGGGCACGGCGGCGGCGTGCTCACCGAGTGGATCGTCGGCGCGGCCGCGCATGCCGGGTACCCGGCGCAGTCCACCTCGATCCCCGGCGTGGCCCAGCGCACCGGCGCCACCACCTACTACGTCGAGATCTTCCCGGAGCGCGCCGGGTCGGGGCCGGAGCCGATCTTCTCGCTCTACCCGACGCCGGGCGACGTCGACGTGATCGTGGCCTCCGAGCTGCTGGAGGCCGCGCGCGCGGTCGAGACGGACTACGCCTCGCCGGTGCGCACCACGGTGGTTGCGAGCACGCACCGGCTCTTCTCGATCGCCGAGAAGTCGGTGCCGGGCGACGGGATCGTTCCGCGGGAAGGCCTGGAGGCGGCGATCCGCGCCCTCGCCCGGCGGTTCGTCG
The sequence above is a segment of the Candidatus Methylomirabilota bacterium genome. Coding sequences within it:
- a CDS encoding MFS transporter; the protein is MSRRARAVLATACGAHFIHDGFSDILYILLPVWATEFGLSFAQVGLLKTLYTGGMASFQLPAGLLAERRGEARLLAAGTAVTALGFLAAGLTGGFLALILCLAVAGLGSGCQHPLSSSLVSKAYETGPRRTALGTYNFSGDLGKVAVPAGVALTLPWIGWRHAVEIYAVVGLFAAATILVLLARLQAGRAEPVTRAATTASRRGGWGIRDPRAYTALSTIHVIDNSTRTGFLTFLPFLLIAKGASVQSVGLALMLVFMGGAIGKFACGALADRVGVIRTVVITEAATGAGILVLLSLPLGACLVALPPLGIALNGTSSVLYGTVADLVSTDRRARSYAIFYTLGIGASALSPFAYGLLSDWGGVRLTLTVVGLVVFLTLPFTLPLRQPASVAAPHSV
- a CDS encoding MATE family efflux transporter yields the protein MSATAASVAVPASAALSPRTRLLLEGPVARTLLRLAAPNVLVMVLQAMVSTLDGVFVGWLGTDALAGVSLVFPLVMLMQTMSAGGMGGGVASAVARAIGGGRRADADALVVHAIVIALAMAVAFTLLLELGGPALYHAMGGRGAGLDSAVLYSRVLFGGALAYWLFNTLGSAIRGSGNMALPASVMVAGSAIYLALSPALILGWGPLPRLGIAGAAAASVVSFALGSGALLVFLGSGRSLVRPALHGRGLRLSLFREILRVGAPGSLNTILTNLTVVLLTSLVGPFGDKALAGYGMGARLEYLQIPIVFGLGSGLVTMVGTSMGAGDRARALRVAWVGTALAAAVTGAIGAVAALCPWVWLGLFTADPEVLAAGSRYLQIVGPCYGFFGAGLSLYFASQGAGRLLWPLLAGFTRLAVAAAGGWLVTTWLGAGLSGLFAAMALALVIFGGINVAAVSLGRWRAAGRTTW
- a CDS encoding PaaI family thioesterase; this translates as MSKAIDTIRKIQTGELPPPPVATLIGFTLTEVEPGRAVIEFQADRRHANPMGTLHGGVLCDIADAAMGIAYAATLDEDETFTTLELKINFLKPVRTGPLVATGHVVKGGRSIGLVECDVVDDKERLVARASSTCMTLRGEQAAGR
- a CDS encoding helix-turn-helix domain-containing protein, which encodes MPKRYNQSCPVAKTLEVVGDRWTLLVVRDLLGGTRRFQDLLGTLPGIAPNILSARLKLMEEHGLIRRQLYSDHPPRAEYALTDRGRELGMVVGALAAWGGRHVHRETQLVHAGCGHPVSVGYYCEDCGEGVRGADVTVTRARSRPGTRSPRG
- a CDS encoding alpha/beta fold hydrolase codes for the protein MAHFTTSDGVRIYYESHGDGDPVLLAYGIGGNAGMWRPNIHALSARNRLILWEPRGHARSESPADPAKVTFGHWVLDLHDLLNHLQLDRAVVGGLSLGAGIATRLTLAHPQRVRALLVVDSSSAVGLPLSVDNLVMRARSIKVTLEGGMDAMAEFAIASNPNVSGRIKLDPGARQEIFEYYRMLTPIGYANALRALLQMDYITDRLPEIAVPTLLVCGDEDPSLQPMRVMEKKVKQARFVLLSAAGHFGNRDQPEAFNRAVIEFLDEIGPA
- a CDS encoding indolepyruvate ferredoxin oxidoreductase subunit alpha, which codes for MERSFAAEVKQLTLGEGQILRGEGILAITKALLQSGVSYVGGYPGAPVSHLLDVLADANESLLKPMGVYLDASANEAAAAALLGASINYPMRGAVTWKSIVGTNVAADALSNLSSAGVIGGALIVVGEDYGAGASVIQERTHAFALKSSLLLIDPRPTLPSLARMVEEAFGMSEASNLPAVISLRIRAAHMRGSMVCRDNVTPAIGMNARLERHSFDYGRLSHPPSTYAQEAQKFERRLPAARRYVVERGLNETIPGEDKTVGIILQGGLTPTALRALELLGMADPFGQSRVPMLVLNVIHPLVPDQLLSFLEGKARVLVLEEGMPSFIEQELKALAHDHGLTTRIHGKDVVAAQGEYVPEVVLAALARFLGEDAERRRRVLTEHVGRGRAALRTPLPKRPPAFCTGCPERPVFSALKIAQRELGETHVAADIGCHAFATLPPFNQGNTILGYGMSVASASAVAPNFDRRVISILGDGGFWHSGLTAGVANAVYNKQDSIVVVLENFYTSATGQQANPSSGKNPRGDRVTMSIADTIRSLGVSWIKTVNPYRVADTLKVIREAMTTAAGGLKVIIARAECQLERQRRVKPQTAKRLRAGERVETPRFGVDPDVCTGDKSCMRFNGCPSLTLKENPDPLRDDPVAHVDQSCVGCGLCGEVAHAAVLCPSFYEARVVHNPGAVARGLARTRRRVIGWLQPA